From a region of the Narcine bancroftii isolate sNarBan1 chromosome 5, sNarBan1.hap1, whole genome shotgun sequence genome:
- the apof gene encoding uncharacterized protein apof, protein MSLVQTFIGASLLMLMKPVCWVVSGNQVSTASPKATEGPSGADVQLPPQASLEDQLGSESKHGLLLDSLMEKVSFLQPWLLRSNLSCSVLAEFHLLLPPFARDLVDLVMVVLYGALGCKERAGVFLADLIDDMGVDLTVSMLEVVGTSLAEVYDSQSVANNVAEGTWSLGVKLNIERITSCLLEIARKPKEDEQWGSGPAIRPCFGIQYANGSSLRGSVLSTHGTRREAEGECKELGFSCAGVHETQPDNFTVVGRNDSYVLVQASEEGGSWIQDCSSGSLHPRLSKRSSERRVTVFEQPSFQGDYAVFPETVDFVGEEWNGSISSLKVDACYGCVVTVCSGPGFTGICANMNSPTEHLDDKWDNTISSLRVKSQCSIQVERQIYQTVEYIPQISYFYNLATSIYYYSINCYSEAEERVESIIQDLGLDLANSLTGSLAQGALATIQRLQTLGVYASEETVRESLQEAIQSAVESASSPPSGGGCLERKGRKCREGGPSRKPSGKHHGKKDHPSHSHKHGGHPG, encoded by the coding sequence ATGAGCCTGGTGCAGACGTTCATTGGCGCTTCCTTGCTGATGCTGATGAAGCCTGTCTGCTGGGTGGTGTCTGGAAACCAGGTCTCCACGGCCTCACCCAAGGCAACTGAAGGTCCCAGTGGCGCAGATGTCCAGCTCCCACCCCAGGCAAGCTTGGAGGATCAGCTAGGATCAGAGAGCAAACATGGGCTGCTTCTGGACAGCTTAATGGAGAAGGTGAGTTTTCTCCAGCCCTGGCTCCTTCGATCCAACCTCAGCTGCAGTGTCTTGGCAGAATTCCACCTTCTTCTCCCCCCTTTTGCCAGGGACCTGGTTGACCTGGTGATGGTGGTGCTTTATGGGGCTCTGGGCTGCAAGGAGAGGGCAGGTGTCTTCCTTGCCGACCTCATTGACGACATGGGTGTTGACCTCACCGTGTCCATGTTGGAGGTGGTTGGTACCAGTTTAGCAGAGGTTTATGACAGCCAGTCAGTGGCCAACAACGTAGCAGAAGGCACCTGGTCCCTAGGGGTGAAGTTGAACATTGAAAGGATCACCAGTTGCCTCCTCGAGATAGCCAGGAAACCCAAGGAGGATGAGCAGTGGGGCAGTGGCCCTGCCATTCGGCCTTGCTTTGGGATCCAGTATGCCAATGGCTCCTCACTCAGAGGGAGTGTCTTGAGCACCCACGGAACACGCAGGGAGGCGGAGGGCGAGTGCAAGGAGCTGGGCTTTTCCTGCGCTGGTGTCCATGAAACTCAGCCAGACAACTTCACAGTGGTGGGAAGGAATGACAGCTATGTGTTGgtgcaggcttctgaggaaggagGCTCCTGGATTCAGGACTGCAGCAGTGGGAGTCTCCACCCCCGGCTGAGCAAGAGGAGCAGCGAGAGGCGGGTCACCGTGTTTGAGCAGCCCAGCTTCCAGGGGGACTATGCGGTCTTCCCAGAGACTGTGGATTTTGTAGGAGAGGAGTGGAACGGTTCCATCTCCTCTCTGAAAGTAGATGCCTGTTATGGGTGTGTTGTGACTGTATGCTCTGGGCCAGGATTCACCGGGATCTGTGCCAACATGAACAGCCCCACTGAACACCTGGATGACAAATGGGACAATACCATCTCATCTCTCAGAGTAAAATCTCAATGCAGCATCCAGGTGGAGCGGCAGATCTATCAGACTGTGGAGTACATTCCCCAGATCAGCTACTTCTACAACCTCGCCACTTCCATTTATTATTACTCCATCAATTGCTACTCTGAGGCAGAGGAGAGAGTCGAGAGCATCATCCAGGACCTCGGCCTCGACCTGGCCAACTCTCTGACTGGGTCACTAGCTCAGGGTGCGCTCGCAACCATCCAGCGGCTTCAAACCTTGGGGGTCTATGCCAGTGAGGAGACGGTGAGGGAAAGCCTGCAGGAGGCCATCCAGAGTGCAGTGGAGAGTGCGTCCTCTCCGCCCAGTGGAGGTGGCTGTCTGGAACGCAAGGGGCGGAAGTGTCGTGAGGGAGGCCCATCTCGCAAGCCAAGCGGGAAGCATCATGGCAAGAAAGATCATCCGTCGCACTCGCATAAGCACGGTGGGCACCCAGGGTAA